In one window of Methanosarcina vacuolata Z-761 DNA:
- a CDS encoding PKD domain-containing protein yields MKTNKKLHSITLISLALILFLVLVSSAASADSEQSASSTGTYAYITNEFGSSVSIIDTDTNTVTATVPAGNHPAGVAVNPEGTRVYVANFYLDNYENTLSNVIDPKLILVKGTDEHVETGEGTVSVIDTATNTLIATVPVESSPVGVAITPDGKKAYVANRGSDIVSVIDTATNTVTAMVNVGSGPTGVVVTPDGKKAYVTNLYGSDVSIIDTATNTVTATVPVGDYPFGVAVTPDGAKVYVSNAGSSTVSVIDTATNTVTATVPVGGSNLGVAVNPAGTRVYVTNYDDGTLSVIDTATNIVTATVFVGRGPYGVATNPDGTKVYVANSGSNTVSVIDAATNNIIATVDVGEAPAAFGQFICPQKPGPFANFSAKPTEGKAPLTVAFTDTSTGDPTKWKWDFGDGATSTQQNPKHKYSKIGSYTVKLTATNAKGGNTITKTGYINVVTKPVAAFSATPTSGKAPLTVAFTDKSTGIPTKWKWSFGDGTISREQNPEHEYLQEGKYKVTLTVSNVAGGSTVTKTNYITVTTNTRPGIYSESE; encoded by the coding sequence ATGAAAACTAACAAAAAATTACATTCAATAACCTTAATATCGTTAGCTTTAATTTTGTTTTTAGTTCTCGTTTCATCTGCAGCATCGGCCGATAGTGAGCAAAGTGCTTCGTCTACAGGGACGTACGCGTATATTACAAACGAATTCGGTAGTAGTGTTTCCATAATTGACACAGACACAAACACTGTCACAGCTACCGTACCTGCAGGAAACCACCCTGCCGGAGTTGCGGTCAACCCGGAGGGGACAAGGGTATATGTGGCGAACTTTTATCTGGATAACTATGAAAATACTCTCTCAAACGTAATTGATCCAAAATTAATATTAGTAAAAGGAACAGACGAACATGTGGAGACCGGTGAAGGGACTGTCTCCGTAATCGACACAGCTACAAATACTCTTATAGCCACGGTGCCTGTTGAAAGTTCTCCAGTTGGAGTTGCAATAACCCCGGATGGAAAAAAGGCATATGTAGCGAATCGCGGCAGTGATATTGTCTCTGTAATTGACACCGCCACAAATACTGTTACAGCCATGGTGAACGTAGGAAGCGGGCCCACAGGAGTTGTAGTCACACCGGATGGAAAAAAGGCATACGTGACAAATTTATACGGTAGTGACGTCTCTATAATTGACACTGCCACAAATACTGTTACAGCCACTGTGCCTGTAGGAGACTATCCTTTTGGAGTTGCAGTCACACCGGATGGAGCTAAGGTATACGTATCAAACGCCGGCAGCAGCACTGTTTCTGTAATTGACACTGCAACAAACACGGTGACAGCCACTGTGCCTGTAGGAGGCTCGAATTTGGGAGTTGCGGTCAACCCGGCAGGAACAAGGGTATATGTGACGAACTACGATGATGGCACTCTCTCTGTAATTGACACTGCCACAAATATAGTTACAGCCACGGTGTTTGTAGGGAGGGGCCCTTACGGAGTTGCAACCAATCCGGATGGAACAAAGGTATATGTGGCGAACTCTGGAAGCAATACTGTCTCTGTAATTGACGCAGCAACAAATAATATTATAGCTACTGTTGATGTAGGAGAAGCTCCAGCTGCTTTCGGGCAGTTTATATGTCCGCAGAAACCAGGTCCTTTCGCAAATTTTTCTGCAAAACCCACCGAAGGAAAAGCACCATTAACGGTTGCTTTTACTGACACCAGTACAGGAGATCCGACCAAATGGAAATGGGATTTTGGAGATGGAGCAACTTCAACCCAGCAGAATCCGAAGCATAAGTATTCCAAAATAGGGAGTTATACTGTTAAACTTACAGCTACAAATGCTAAAGGCGGTAACACAATAACAAAAACAGGCTATATAAATGTGGTAACAAAACCTGTTGCTGCATTTTCTGCGACACCAACCTCAGGAAAAGCTCCGTTAACTGTCGCTTTTACGGATAAAAGTACAGGAATACCGACCAAGTGGAAATGGAGTTTTGGAGACGGGACAATTTCAAGGGAACAGAATCCAGAACATGAGTATTTACAGGAAGGAAAATATAAGGTTACACTTACAGTAAGCAATGTAGCAGGCGGCAGTACTGTAACTAAAACAAATTACATAACAGTGACAACAAATACAAGACCGGGAATATACTCTGAAAGTGAATAA
- a CDS encoding RPA family protein, producing the protein MLKREVAKRVFAREFEACRELEKTERTDSEAADSKTPNLLISPLGLILNRVFVVGVVTELDNIGTQSEMWKARIVDPTGAFTVYAGQYQPEASIFLSTVQVPAFIALTGKARTYEPEPGSVFVSIRAEEVNVVDEEIRNRWVVDTAEQTVERLEAFSDALTKGYRGEKLREYLLEKGISSEHTEGIVIALERERSPAEFVKLLRASIREGLKALDLDSENNTDAKADQKEFVLELLKEMDGSKGVDYAAFIDAAASRGISEQVVEEVIRFLLEGGQCYEPKIGIIKLVG; encoded by the coding sequence TTGCTTAAACGAGAGGTCGCAAAAAGAGTTTTTGCAAGAGAATTCGAAGCCTGCAGAGAACTTGAAAAAACCGAACGTACTGACTCGGAAGCTGCAGATTCAAAAACTCCAAACCTGCTTATTAGCCCTCTGGGGCTTATTCTCAATCGTGTTTTCGTGGTTGGAGTGGTCACAGAACTTGACAACATCGGGACACAGAGCGAGATGTGGAAAGCGAGAATAGTTGACCCCACAGGGGCTTTTACTGTATATGCAGGACAATACCAGCCTGAGGCTTCGATCTTTTTGTCAACAGTACAGGTTCCTGCTTTTATTGCCCTTACAGGAAAAGCCAGGACCTATGAACCCGAACCCGGATCGGTTTTTGTTTCTATTCGGGCTGAAGAGGTAAATGTAGTGGATGAAGAAATCCGCAACAGATGGGTCGTGGATACCGCAGAACAGACTGTTGAGAGACTCGAAGCCTTCTCGGACGCTCTGACCAAAGGATATCGTGGAGAAAAACTTCGGGAATACCTTTTGGAGAAAGGCATTTCTTCCGAGCATACGGAAGGGATTGTAATTGCGCTTGAAAGGGAGCGCTCTCCTGCTGAATTTGTAAAACTACTTCGGGCTTCCATCAGGGAAGGCCTTAAAGCCCTGGATCTGGATTCTGAAAATAATACAGATGCTAAAGCTGACCAGAAGGAATTCGTGCTTGAATTGCTTAAGGAAATGGATGGAAGCAAAGGAGTTGATTACGCAGCTTTTATAGATGCTGCAGCATCCCGGGGCATTTCTGAGCAGGTTGTAGAAGAGGTTATCCGTTTCCTGCTTGAAGGCGGGCAGTGTTACGAACCTAAGATTGGGATAATAAAGCTTGTAGGGTAA
- a CDS encoding right-handed parallel beta-helix repeat-containing protein, with product MRRIKRQNFRAFKLTALAITLAVLFTCSASSAANLRVSSATEGDYISIQAAIDEAETGDTIFVSPGTYVENLKINKQVYIWSESRKPEETVIRAADPTKSAVEISVDRASFSGFAIEGSEKAGILLTGVKSCYINNNRVQGAEYGILLKGSDSNTISNNLITLDEKGIRLESSNSNDIIDNTIAYNYGPGISLEASSKNYIYNNYFKNAENVEEKAANAENLWQSPLKAKQNIVRGPYIGGNFWADLEGKGYSETGMDENSNGICDTAYNITGGGTDNYPLFPKVPNAVKVLESNLNASAYEQGLDDMVKVTSSKTTVNKTDEAAESAAKNATNENATDENATNEEGSREKESPGPGLGILGLTMGAAYFLKRNR from the coding sequence ATGAGAAGAATAAAAAGACAGAATTTCAGAGCTTTTAAGCTGACAGCACTTGCGATTACTCTGGCAGTTCTCTTCACTTGCTCTGCCTCCTCGGCCGCGAATTTAAGGGTAAGTTCAGCAACTGAAGGAGACTATATTTCCATACAAGCCGCAATCGATGAAGCAGAAACCGGAGACACGATTTTTGTAAGCCCTGGAACCTATGTTGAAAATCTCAAAATAAATAAGCAAGTCTATATCTGGTCGGAATCCAGAAAGCCAGAGGAAACTGTGATAAGGGCAGCCGATCCCACGAAAAGCGCTGTTGAAATCAGTGTGGATAGGGCATCTTTTAGCGGATTTGCCATTGAGGGTTCGGAAAAAGCAGGAATCTTGCTTACAGGAGTTAAAAGTTGTTACATTAACAACAATAGAGTTCAGGGAGCCGAATATGGCATTCTTCTCAAAGGTTCTGACAGCAATACCATAAGCAATAATCTCATTACCCTTGACGAAAAAGGAATAAGACTCGAAAGCTCAAACTCAAATGATATCATTGACAATACAATTGCCTATAATTACGGTCCTGGAATCTCACTTGAGGCAAGCAGCAAGAATTATATCTATAATAATTACTTCAAAAACGCCGAAAATGTGGAAGAAAAAGCTGCAAACGCAGAAAATCTCTGGCAAAGCCCACTCAAAGCAAAACAGAATATTGTCCGGGGCCCTTACATAGGAGGGAACTTCTGGGCTGACCTTGAAGGTAAAGGTTACAGCGAAACCGGTATGGACGAAAACAGCAATGGTATTTGCGATACCGCATATAACATCACAGGCGGAGGAACCGATAATTACCCGCTCTTCCCAAAAGTTCCAAATGCCGTTAAAGTCCTTGAAAGCAATCTGAATGCCAGTGCTTATGAGCAGGGCCTGGACGATATGGTAAAAGTAACCAGTTCCAAAACCACTGTAAACAAAACCGATGAAGCTGCAGAATCGGCAGCCAAAAATGCTACCAATGAAAACGCTACTGATGAAAATGCTACCAATGAAGAGGGTTCAAGAGAAAAAGAATCGCCTGGTCCTGGGCTTGGAATTTTGGGGCTGACCATGGGAGCGGCTTATTTCCTGAAGAGGAACCGGTGA
- a CDS encoding PKD domain-containing protein — translation MKVNKKSYSVAVASALLILFLILVSSTASATTEQGASLTINETQITTSGSAESPSIYGDRIVWTDWRNGNRDDGPFNIYMYNISTQKETQITTSGSALGPSIYGDRIVWRDWRNGYRDSLEEESDVYMYDLSTHKEIRITNRTIFFDYFFGFGPCISGNRILYGRTYDYCIYDISTQKETHIDDVPINNPAFFGNIIVCTSDLEGRPSNIIMYDISTQKVTRISSSDSAFSPDIDNNIIVWADEHHEDEYYSSIYMYDLSTKKETQIATSDSAFYYSPAISKDRIVWLDYDSIYMYNLSTQEETHTNRTSISLGFDFYGDKIVWSDWENEKPNVYMGTLTSSNLPTASFSASPTSGKAPMKVQFNDKSTGTPKKWKWDFGDGTTSTKQNPIHMYSKVGVYTVKLTVTNAAGSNTVTKKDYIKVVTKPVAAFSGSPTSGKTPLNVKFTDKSTGTPASWYWNFGDGSKSYLQNPVHKYSKAGAYTVSLIVKNAAGRGTVTKTGYIKVISKPVASFSGSPTSGKAPLNVKFTDKSTGIPASWYWNFGDGSKSYLQNPVHKYSKAGVYTVSLTVKNDAGRSVITKTRYIKII, via the coding sequence TTGAAAGTTAACAAAAAATCGTATTCAGTGGCCGTCGCATCAGCACTTCTGATTTTATTTTTGATTCTCGTTTCATCTACGGCATCCGCAACTACTGAGCAAGGCGCTTCGCTCACTATCAATGAAACTCAGATTACCACCAGTGGATCAGCAGAGAGTCCTTCTATATATGGTGACAGGATAGTATGGACGGACTGGCGTAATGGGAACCGGGATGATGGACCCTTCAATATTTACATGTACAATATCTCCACTCAGAAGGAAACTCAAATTACTACCAGTGGATCAGCATTGGGTCCTTCTATATATGGTGACAGGATAGTATGGAGGGACTGGCGTAATGGGTATCGGGACTCTTTAGAGGAAGAATCTGATGTATACATGTACGATCTCTCAACTCACAAGGAGATTCGGATAACCAATAGAACAATATTTTTTGATTACTTTTTTGGCTTCGGGCCGTGTATCTCCGGCAACAGGATACTGTATGGTCGCACATATGATTATTGCATTTATGATATCTCCACTCAGAAGGAAACTCATATCGACGATGTGCCAATAAACAATCCTGCTTTTTTCGGTAACATAATAGTGTGTACATCTGATCTGGAGGGACGCCCGAGTAATATCATAATGTACGATATCTCCACTCAGAAGGTAACTCGGATTTCCAGCAGCGATTCAGCATTCAGTCCTGATATTGACAATAACATTATAGTGTGGGCAGATGAGCACCATGAAGATGAATATTACTCCTCCATCTACATGTATGATCTTTCCACTAAGAAGGAAACTCAAATTGCCACCAGCGATTCAGCATTTTATTATAGTCCTGCAATCTCCAAGGACAGGATAGTGTGGTTGGATTATGATAGTATTTACATGTATAACCTCTCAACTCAGGAGGAAACTCATACTAATCGCACATCAATTAGTCTAGGATTTGATTTCTATGGTGATAAGATAGTGTGGTCGGATTGGGAAAATGAAAAACCCAATGTCTACATGGGTACTCTCACCAGTTCAAACCTGCCAACTGCTTCCTTCTCTGCATCTCCAACCTCAGGAAAAGCACCAATGAAAGTGCAGTTTAATGACAAAAGTACAGGAACACCAAAGAAATGGAAATGGGATTTTGGAGACGGAACAACTTCAACCAAACAGAATCCAATCCATATGTATTCAAAAGTAGGAGTTTATACTGTTAAACTTACAGTAACAAATGCTGCAGGCAGCAACACAGTAACAAAAAAAGATTATATAAAAGTTGTAACAAAACCCGTTGCTGCCTTTTCTGGATCCCCTACCTCCGGAAAAACACCATTGAACGTTAAATTTACTGACAAAAGCACAGGAACACCTGCTTCATGGTACTGGAACTTTGGAGATGGATCAAAGTCATACCTTCAGAATCCGGTTCATAAGTATTCAAAGGCAGGGGCCTATACTGTTAGCTTAATAGTAAAGAATGCTGCAGGACGTGGCACGGTAACAAAAACCGGATATATAAAAGTGATATCAAAACCAGTTGCTTCATTCTCTGGATCTCCCACTTCCGGAAAAGCACCATTAAACGTTAAATTTACTGACAAAAGCACAGGAATACCTGCTTCATGGTACTGGAACTTTGGAGATGGATCAAAGTCATACCTTCAGAATCCGGTTCATAAGTATTCGAAGGCAGGGGTCTATACTGTTAGCTTAACAGTAAAGAATGATGCAGGACGTAGCGTGATAACAAAAACCAGATATATAAAAATTATATAA
- a CDS encoding beta-propeller fold lactonase family protein, translating into MKMDKKFCSVALASTTIVLFLILTLSTISIATAQNTSSTAKYAYITNSGSTTVSVIDITTNKVTATINVGKYPYGVAVNPAGTKVYVSKEASGVVSVINTATNKVAATVSVGKKPWGVAINPAGTKVYVANEGSKTVSVIDTTSNKVTATVSVGNYPCGVAVNPPGTKVYVANSLDNTVSVIDTSTNKAIATIKVGNLPTGVAVNPAGTKVYVTNEYDVSVIDTTKNKVTATVTVGKYPWGIAVNPAGTKVYVTNYGDGTVSVINTATNKVTATVTVGSYPLGIAFSPDGTKAYVAKETSGAVSVINTATNKVTATVTVGKEPAAFGQFISSATT; encoded by the coding sequence ATGAAAATGGACAAAAAATTCTGTTCAGTAGCTTTAGCTTCAACAACCATTGTTTTATTTTTAATTTTAACATTATCTACTATATCGATAGCTACTGCACAAAATACTTCGAGCACGGCTAAATATGCCTACATTACGAATAGCGGCAGCACCACTGTCTCTGTAATTGACATCACAACAAACAAAGTTACAGCCACGATAAACGTAGGAAAATATCCTTATGGAGTTGCAGTAAACCCCGCTGGAACTAAGGTATATGTATCGAAAGAAGCAAGTGGTGTTGTCTCCGTAATTAACACTGCAACAAACAAGGTTGCAGCTACAGTGAGTGTAGGAAAAAAGCCCTGGGGAGTTGCAATTAACCCGGCGGGAACAAAGGTATATGTAGCAAATGAAGGCAGTAAGACCGTCTCTGTAATTGACACTACAAGCAACAAAGTTACAGCTACAGTGTCTGTCGGAAATTACCCTTGCGGAGTTGCAGTTAACCCGCCAGGAACAAAAGTATATGTGGCGAATTCCCTTGATAACACTGTTTCTGTAATTGACACATCAACAAACAAGGCTATAGCCACAATAAAAGTAGGAAATCTCCCTACCGGAGTTGCAGTTAATCCGGCGGGAACAAAGGTATATGTGACGAACGAGTACGACGTTTCTGTAATTGACACAACAAAAAATAAGGTTACTGCCACGGTGACTGTAGGAAAATATCCGTGGGGAATTGCAGTAAACCCGGCCGGAACAAAGGTATATGTGACAAACTATGGAGATGGTACTGTTTCTGTGATTAACACAGCTACAAACAAGGTTACAGCCACAGTGACGGTGGGAAGTTATCCATTAGGGATTGCTTTCAGTCCGGACGGGACTAAGGCATATGTGGCAAAAGAAACAAGCGGAGCTGTCTCTGTAATTAATACAGCCACAAACAAAGTTACAGCTACAGTGACGGTGGGAAAAGAGCCTGCTGCATTCGGGCAGTTTATAAGTTCTGCCACAACATAA
- a CDS encoding PKD domain-containing protein: MKTDKKLHSVVLASAALILFLILISSTVSAATVQSASTTAPCAYITNRYSNSVSVIDTATNTVKATVDVGSNPFGVAVNPARTKAYVTNLYEENYDSAISEQIATKSALSTKTEEHIATGEGTVSVIDIATNTVTATVPVGIIPEGVAVNPAGTKVYVTNLGSNTVSVIDAATNTITATVSVGSGPLGVTVSPDGTKAYVVNEYDSTVSVIDTATNTVTATVSVGDDPSGVAITPDGAKAYVTNYDTVSVIDTATNTVTDTVTVESLPWEVAVNPSGTKVYVTNFGSDTVSVIDTATNTVTATVPVGSSPIGIAFIPDGTKVYVANSGSYTVSEIDTATNTVTATVDVGSSPVAFGQFIATLSPGPFANFSAKPTEGKAPLNVKFTDTSTGTPTKWKWDFGDGTTSTKQNPTHKYSKVGSYTVKLTATNAKGSNTLTKTDYVKVVTKPVAAFSASPTSGKAPLTVEFTDKSSGIPTRWKWSFGDGTTSREQNPEHQYLQEGKYKVTLTVSNVAGGNTVTKTNYITVTTNTRPGIYSENE; this comes from the coding sequence ATGAAAACTGACAAAAAATTGCATTCAGTAGTTTTAGCATCAGCAGCTCTAATTTTATTTTTAATTCTCATTTCTTCTACAGTATCGGCAGCTACTGTGCAAAGTGCTTCGACAACGGCTCCATGTGCATATATTACGAACCGGTACAGCAACAGTGTCTCTGTAATTGACACAGCTACAAACACTGTAAAAGCAACGGTGGATGTAGGGTCCAACCCATTTGGAGTTGCAGTCAACCCGGCAAGAACAAAAGCATATGTGACGAACTTATATGAAGAGAATTATGATAGTGCCATTTCAGAGCAAATTGCCACAAAATCGGCATTAAGTACAAAAACAGAAGAGCATATCGCTACCGGTGAAGGAACTGTCTCCGTAATTGACATAGCTACAAATACTGTTACAGCCACAGTGCCTGTAGGAATCATCCCTGAAGGAGTTGCAGTCAATCCGGCAGGAACAAAGGTATATGTGACAAACCTGGGTAGTAACACTGTCTCCGTAATTGACGCAGCAACAAATACTATTACAGCTACAGTGTCTGTAGGATCCGGTCCCCTGGGAGTTACAGTCAGCCCGGATGGAACAAAAGCATATGTGGTAAACGAATATGACAGCACTGTTTCTGTAATTGACACTGCAACAAATACAGTTACAGCCACTGTGTCTGTAGGAGATGACCCTAGTGGGGTTGCAATAACCCCGGATGGAGCAAAGGCATATGTGACGAACTATGACACTGTCTCTGTAATTGACACAGCAACAAATACTGTTACAGATACGGTAACTGTAGAAAGCTTGCCCTGGGAAGTTGCTGTCAACCCGTCTGGAACAAAGGTATATGTTACGAACTTTGGCAGTGATACTGTCTCAGTCATTGACACAGCTACAAATACTGTTACAGCCACGGTGCCTGTAGGAAGTTCTCCAATTGGAATTGCATTCATACCAGACGGAACAAAGGTATATGTGGCGAACTCTGGCAGCTACACTGTCTCGGAAATTGACACAGCAACAAATACTGTTACAGCTACGGTAGATGTAGGAAGTAGTCCGGTTGCTTTCGGACAGTTTATAGCCACTCTCTCACCAGGTCCTTTCGCAAATTTTTCCGCAAAACCCACTGAAGGAAAGGCACCATTAAACGTTAAGTTTACTGACACAAGCACCGGAACACCAACGAAATGGAAATGGGATTTTGGAGATGGAACAACTTCAACCAAACAGAATCCAACGCATAAATATTCCAAAGTAGGGAGTTATACTGTTAAACTTACAGCAACAAATGCTAAAGGCAGTAATACGTTAACAAAAACAGATTATGTAAAAGTGGTAACAAAACCAGTTGCTGCATTCTCTGCATCTCCGACCTCAGGAAAAGCACCATTAACCGTCGAATTTACGGACAAAAGTTCAGGAATACCGACCAGATGGAAATGGAGTTTTGGAGACGGGACAACTTCAAGAGAACAGAATCCAGAACATCAGTATCTACAGGAAGGAAAATATAAGGTTACACTTACAGTAAGCAATGTGGCAGGCGGCAATACTGTAACGAAGACAAATTACATAACAGTGACAACAAATACAAGACCGGGAATATACTCTGAAAACGAATAA
- a CDS encoding Single-stranded DNA binding protein: MDEKIAPHLQELTRALGDLEKTGIRAEFEKLIAFRVPPDVAKESILRKFGGKRKVLKVKDLSANLKNFELTGRILDLGEKSIHPQAGTQEKPSRLYTGVLADETGAVLFSSWKELPGSIGDVINIKNAYVRIWQNRIRLSIGEQSPVLKISDSLLPPLSELSASQKKKLIDIGAVDFSVDTIACVLQLSYREILVKGRQSRVVSGVLADETGRMPFTAWIELPGIDIGSIIRIEGAQVRMFRGMPSVNILNSTKVSSIGPDEVGKLAFTFESASKDPAPIKIQEINSRDSMFDVSVAGNLVSVRPGSGIISRCPECSRVIQKGNCRVHGKVEGVWDMRIKAIMDDGTGSVSVMFPRELAEIIYGKTLEEAEQLMFSDVSKDAVYEDLRRFLTGRYLAVRGNSSKNEFGISFVAENAWVPEEDLAVRVVELLRRLGPDEEDGQDKNSQVSRGGIELA, from the coding sequence ATGGATGAGAAGATTGCGCCCCACCTTCAAGAGTTAACCAGGGCGCTTGGAGACCTTGAAAAGACTGGCATCAGGGCAGAGTTTGAGAAACTCATCGCTTTTCGTGTCCCGCCTGATGTCGCAAAAGAGAGTATCCTCCGCAAGTTTGGAGGAAAAAGGAAAGTTTTGAAAGTAAAAGATCTATCTGCCAACCTTAAGAATTTTGAGCTTACAGGCAGGATTCTGGACCTCGGGGAAAAATCAATCCACCCGCAGGCAGGAACTCAGGAAAAACCTTCCAGGCTTTATACCGGAGTTCTTGCGGACGAAACCGGGGCAGTTCTGTTTTCGTCCTGGAAGGAACTGCCAGGTTCAATTGGAGATGTGATTAACATCAAAAATGCCTATGTCCGAATCTGGCAGAACCGTATCAGGCTTTCTATAGGGGAACAATCTCCTGTGTTGAAAATTTCGGACTCTTTGCTCCCCCCTTTGTCCGAACTTTCAGCAAGCCAGAAAAAAAAGTTAATTGACATAGGAGCTGTGGATTTTTCCGTAGATACAATAGCCTGCGTGCTTCAGCTTTCATACAGAGAAATCCTTGTAAAGGGACGCCAGTCCAGAGTGGTCTCTGGCGTGCTTGCGGACGAGACAGGTAGGATGCCTTTTACGGCCTGGATCGAACTGCCTGGAATAGATATAGGGAGTATTATCCGAATCGAAGGAGCTCAGGTGCGGATGTTCAGGGGAATGCCATCAGTAAATATCCTGAACAGCACAAAAGTTTCTTCTATTGGTCCCGACGAAGTCGGAAAACTTGCATTTACCTTCGAATCCGCATCAAAAGATCCTGCGCCTATCAAAATCCAGGAGATAAATTCAAGAGACAGCATGTTTGACGTGTCCGTAGCAGGCAACCTGGTTTCAGTCAGGCCCGGTTCAGGCATTATCTCCCGCTGCCCTGAATGCAGTCGTGTAATCCAGAAAGGAAATTGCAGAGTGCACGGGAAGGTCGAAGGCGTATGGGACATGCGAATCAAAGCCATAATGGATGATGGAACCGGTTCCGTGTCAGTTATGTTTCCAAGGGAACTTGCGGAAATTATCTATGGAAAAACTCTTGAGGAAGCCGAACAGCTAATGTTCTCGGATGTCTCAAAAGATGCAGTCTATGAAGATTTAAGGCGTTTTCTTACGGGCCGCTATCTTGCAGTACGCGGAAACTCTTCAAAAAATGAATTTGGGATTTCTTTCGTAGCTGAAAATGCCTGGGTACCTGAAGAGGATCTTGCAGTGAGAGTAGTTGAACTCCTTCGCAGGCTCGGGCCGGATGAGGAGGACGGACAGGATAAAAATTCACAGGTTTCCAGGGGAGGAATCGAACTTGCTTAA